CTTTCACAGGGCAAAGGAGCCAACGTAGAACTTCTGTTGAGTAAAGTTTTGTGCTTCTAGGCTCCACAAGAGAGAGAGGAATTTCTAGCTTGGCAGCAAGATCTGGAAGTGAGTGAAAAAGCCCCTGTTCAAGATCGGCCAACAGTCTTTCgctggactgggggagggaaagaggttTATCTATCAGGTTCCTTCAACAACTGGAGTAAACTTCCTCTTACAAGAAGGTAACAAACTGGTTAGGTTGCATCACTGGCATTCTATCTAAAGTTGGAAACAATTAGGGTCATGCTATTGTTATGCTTAGATTACTGCATACTTCTGTTAGCTTTGAGAGCTCTTGAAGAGAGAAGTTATAGAAATCTTAGCGTATCATGCTGAATGGTGGGACTCTTTGACTGCCAGAGGTGAAAACTTTGCCATGGAAATAGTTATTTGCTTGGCACTATGGAAAAGACATACACACAGTCCATTCCATGCAGGGTTTACTGTCTAAAGGTAGATGTAGAAGATGGGACACACTGGGAAATCCACAAGTGGAGATAATTTAGTGTGTTTTTAGGTATTTTGCCCCAAAGTGTTTTAGGGACTTCAGTAAAGAGGGTGATGGCTTGGTGGTTTTGAGAAGGGCATTCCATGCATAAGCAGCATGGGAGAAATTATGGAAACAGGAGTGGGGAAAAGGGGACCAATGGAGCATCAATACTAGGATTATTTTCAGACTGGACAGATTGAGCGGGGAATGTAGTGGGAAGCAAGGCCCAAGACACATGCCAGGATGGAATTATCAGGAGCTTTGGAGGGACAACAAGAAGTTTAAACATAGTGCAGTGCTTCAAGGGGGAGGCAATGGAAGGATTCAAAGAACTGGATGCCAGATCAATAAGCGAGGGAGGTAGTTTTGGCATGGTGGTCTGCAGAGTTTCAGTGTAGTCTCAGATCACAATTTAGACCTCTCCTAGCAAAGgtacaaagaaataataatggCGAGTGGGGGAGAAAAGTAGGTTTGTCTCCTACAGAGATAATGTTTAGAAAAAAGGGACATCTGTCCCCCTTTAATTTGCAATTGGCAGTCACTATAGTGAATAAGTAAACCCTGTTACAAAGTCCCTGTTGAATAGACACTCATTCCAAACTCAAATAGCAAAAACAGCTTCTCTGGGAACTTAATCTGCAGACTTTGCCCCCTTCCCTGGGAAGAAGTGAGGAATGGAGGACTCTTAGTGTTGCATGACCCATTGGCATGTGTTCACATGGCATGATTTCTTTCTATCTGAGCTACTGTGAAGACCTCAAAACAGGCAAGAAGCTCAAAGCACAGGAATGACAGTCTGATCAAACTGCATCTACTCAAAGCAGTTTTTCTGGCAGTAGTTAAGTTACTGCTTTCATTTTCACAGTTCTTGTTCATTTGATGGGTGAGATTTGTGATGGAAGATACTGAAAGTCAAGGATCTATTGCAGTGAACTTACCTTGTATGTGAAGCTCTGGCTGATGAGCCCAAACTAATGTGCTCTTACATTGTATTGAGTAACGAAGATGCGAGAAGAATGGCTTTTCAAAAACATAACATTAACCCTTTGACACCAGGAGCCTGGATTTTCAGGTGATCGGTGTTAATGTAAAACGTGCAGCTGTGCATATGAAGAGATGGGACTCAGCTGTCACTGAGGGGGTACTCATTAGCTTTAGCTGGTTTCTGTACATTTAGATTATTGCATTGGATTGCCTCAAGTGCTCTCTTAAAAGGGTCAATAACTTCAGGAACTGTCTGAAAGATTCTGTTTGAGATTTTTGCATTCTTTTTATCTTTATTTGCATTCTTTGTAATTGTAGCGAGTCTGTAGATGGACAGatttttcagaataaaatgttAATTGTTTGTGTATTTATCTGAAATCACAGCCACAATAACTTCGTAGCAATCCTGGATCTGCCAGAAGGAGAGCACCAGTACAAGTTCTACGTGGATGGTCAGTGGACGCATGATCCTTCGGAGGTAACATTTTTATTCGATCCTGCAGGTTTACAAGATGATTCATGCACATGAATGAGAGAAATTAGTTGGCTTCCACGCTAACCTAAAAGAAAGGGCCTTTGCTAACAATAGCAATTGGTGGTTTGATCTGGTGAAATGTTcctggccccagctggcctgtaccAATCTGAGGCTAGTAATGCTGTCTGCCTGTTAAATAACCAgaggctaaacaagaagtaggtgATGAGGACTGTGGGACATTGGTTTTTCAAGTCTGTAGAATATTAATAACCTGCATACCTTCTGAATTGTGACTTTTTGCCTCTGTTTCTTCCCAGCCAGTAGTAACCAGTCAGCTTGGTACGGTTAACAACATCATTCAGGTGAAGAAAACTGACTTTGAAGTATTTGATGCTTTAATGGTGGACTCCCAAAAATGCTCAGATATGTCTGGTATGAATCCATTTGTAATCTTATACCATGTGCTTGAAGTTACATAAATACCCTCTACGTTTAATTCCTGGTCTTGAATTAAATCCCCAAAGTAGAAGAATCTCACTTTTTATACCCAATCTGTTGGGGATATGTGCAGGGACCATGAAATGTAAAAGGAGAGAAGCTGGAATTAGTGAGGAGATTGAAGCAGAGTACAGGTCACTGATCAAACCCCATCTAGATTAGTAGTAAGTCCTTGCCATTTGAATGTGTGACATGAAGTGGTGATTTCAGACCACTCCCCGGTGAATCAGTAGCTAACTCAAAACAGATACTGAGGTTGACCGCTTTGACAGCAGTTTGAAGGTCATGGAGACTCACCTGTCTCTGACCCCTTTTTTCAGGATTGTTGTGTACTTGTGGGGAATGCCATGGCAGCATTCTGGGTACCTGGAGGATTTTGTTTCTATTTGCAAGCTTGGCCCCTTTCATATACACTAAATAATTTCAGTAATATTTTGTCACCAAGAAGGGGATTTTATTCCACTGTTTGCCAGGACTGCCAAAAACTAGCATAAAAGCAAATAATCTGTGGTAGCACTTAGTAATGAATGTGTGCTACAGAAATACTGGGCCAGGAAAtctctttcccccactcccctcccactccctcaaaaaaaaaaaagggggggaggggggaagaggggagaacaGGACCAACCCTTGAAGTTCTGACTGTTGACCCTACCCACCTGGTCTCCCGTAAGCAGACTCTGGAGTCTTTAAAATCATCTCTTGGGCTTCTTGCTAAAGATCTTTGTGCTTGAGCTTCACAAAACTTCCCAAATTCTGTAACCAGATTCTGAAATTTGGGTTCCCTTTGCATTCTGTCAGCTAGTACTGGTCCCATATTTGTGTGCTGTTGGAGTAGAATCTTGCTGATGAGCAGACCAGTGTCAAGATTAACCCGGTATTATGAACAGGAACTACATACTGAAATGATGTGACAAAACTTCCTACTGTGCTATGTAGCTGCAGCTTGCAAGAGCCCTGTCCTGAGTGATGGTTGTATTTTTTAGTTTGTTTCTGGCTCAGCAGGAAATGTGTCCCAGGAAACCAAAGATTTCATCTAGAGTGTACAGGAAGTGTGGCATCTTTATAGTTTCTGGAGGATTTACTCTATAGCGCAATTAGCTTCTGTCATACACAGGTTTCTGGATGTGAAATTACTACTGCAGCTTAAAGAAGATAAACTCTTTACAGGTACATTAAGGTTAAATATTTTACCATCTCCCTAACAGAGCTATCAAGTTCACCCCCAGGACCCTACCACCAGGATCCCTATGTTTGTAAGCCAGAGGAACGTTTCAAGACTCCACCTATTCTTCCACCACACCTGCTGCAGGTGATCCTGAATAAGGACACTGGCATTTCTGTGAGTGGACAACTTTCTTCTTTGGGTCAGGGTCAAGTATTTAAGAGGTTAAACGTGCACTGGAGCTGCTTTTAACAATCCCAAACCTTGGAAATGTCCCCTAGTGGGTGAGATCTTTATTACCGAAGTCCAAACTGATCCATTATCTTAATTGATgctttttcaaaaccaaaacagtttcCCCACCCATAAATCCTAATCTATACCCTGCAAAATTATCAGAACTTCTGAGAACATAGCAAACCTGGTCCCGCCTTAAGTGATCTTTGATCGTATTGGAATTTTGACGGGGAGCCAATACAAAGATTTGTTGAGTGGTTGCCTGGGAAAGACAATATGCCATAATTTAGTCTTCCACTCTCTGTCTCCTCCCTTTATATGCTTTTCAGTGTGATCCAGCTCTACTTCCTGAGCCCAATCACGTCATGCTGAACCACCTCTATGCGCTTTCTATCAAGGTAAGGGAGTCCTACCTTATCACAGCAGTTGCATTTAGTTAACCATTACATTGTGCTAATTTGTTTTCCATCTTCCCTAGGATGGAGTGATGGTGCTCAGTGCCACTCATCGTTACAAGAAAAAATATGTGACTACATTGCTGTACAAGCCAATATGATTAATCCTGCGGTTAGTGAGCAGGTATCCTGGGGCGATGAAGTGCCAGAGGGAACAATTCTTCGTTAAACCAAAACATATGCATGGCCTATGCTATTGTAAACAGACTCTGATTTCATATGGTTTTAAAGACTTCACATTTGTTTCATATTTGCCTTGTTCTTCCAGTGCCATCTGGAAGTTTTCAGACTCAGCCAGGACCAAAGAGATGACTGGTGGTGCTGCCATTTTTTCAGCTCAATAACAATTGCCTGGGATCTACCAGTGAAATCAGGGTGGGAAATGTGGGGATAGTGACCACTCAAATATCGTTCATGAGTGATACAGGCTGTGGAAAATAATATTCTAAGAAGTGCAGGATCCTTGCTGACTGAGTGGCTGTTTTTATCATAAAGCTCAAACATTCAACTGTATTACCACCAAGCTCCCCAAGAGCCCATTCCCTGGCTCGACTGACTACGCGTGAAAAATGGCATTCTTTCTGTTCGCAGCTTTTTTGGGCAAAGCCAGAGATGCTGCCGCCACTCgctatttctttgtttgtttgtttaatcagTAGACGGGGGTTgagtatgttttccaatgtgagtGACGCTCTTGCATTGTTTCTCTTGGGAGAACTTCGAAATAACTTTTCCTGAGTGGAATTGCTGATAAAGAAAATTGTTCTGAATTGCAGGGTTTTGTGTAGATCATGTAATGCACCCTGCGATAATCTGTTCCTGTAACAGACTTGTAGCTCTCTTGCCAGTAAGGACTGATTTAAACTGAGCTGGGTTCCTATAAGGAAATTGACCAATTTAGCATAAGGACTTTAATTCTTCAGCATCAGCTTTTATCAAGTTGATGGTAAGGTGATTCCAAGTTACTTTAAAAACTGGATAGTAAATGAGATATTGAGGGGACAAGCTCATCTGCTACCAtaagcagctgcagcccctgggaaGTAGCACTGCACCCCCTTATGTCAAGGGCTGGATTGGCCCTGAATCTATATTTGCATTTGACTCCACCAACTTAGGCTCATGTGGTCTCTGCAGCAAGGACTCCCAACCATTTCTATCCCTTCGagctttatttatattttgtaaatgAACATAGTTCTTACAAAAGGTGCCAGGATGCCTTTCTTAGAGACTGATGATTTATTTGATCTCAAAACAAATGCAGTAGGAGCAACACAAAATTCCCTGCCACTGTGCCTCAGGCCTGACCTGCAGGGACCAACTTGGGGAATGTGTAGTGCCCGTCCGTTCCTGGGCATCTCTGAGAGCCAGTAAGAGTGCTGAGAGTGACCTCAGTCCGTGGCCTACTATACAGGGGTGCATATTACAAAAACCACCAGGTAGCTAATCAGATGGTGACTTAGATCATTGGTGACCACGATTAGATGTGATACAGTCAATGATAAGACTCATTTCCAGGCTTCTGAACTGTTCAATTGTCTTGTTACAATATTTTGAGTAGTTCAGGGCACATTGCTCTTGGGTTTTCTTTGAAAACACTACAACTCAGT
This genomic stretch from Lepidochelys kempii isolate rLepKem1 chromosome 15, rLepKem1.hap2, whole genome shotgun sequence harbors:
- the PRKAB1 gene encoding 5'-AMP-activated protein kinase subunit beta-1 isoform X2, which produces MGNTSSERAGMERHGGHKTPRRDNCGGAISTKEGDRPKILMDSPEDADLFHSEEIKAPQEREEFLAWQQDLEVSEKAPVQDRPTVFRWTGGGKEVYLSGSFNNWSKLPLTRSHNNFVAILDLPEGEHQYKFYVDGQWTHDPSEPVVTSQLGTVNNIIQVKKTDFEVFDALMVDSQKCSDMSELSSSPPGPYHQDPYVCKPEERFKTPPILPPHLLQVILNKDTGISCDPALLPEPNHVMLNHLYALSIKDGVMVLSATHRYKKKYVTTLLYKPI
- the PRKAB1 gene encoding 5'-AMP-activated protein kinase subunit beta-1 isoform X1, which produces MGLKMGNTSSERAGMERHGGHKTPRRDNCGGAISTKEGDRPKILMDSPEDADLFHSEEIKAPQEREEFLAWQQDLEVSEKAPVQDRPTVFRWTGGGKEVYLSGSFNNWSKLPLTRSHNNFVAILDLPEGEHQYKFYVDGQWTHDPSEPVVTSQLGTVNNIIQVKKTDFEVFDALMVDSQKCSDMSELSSSPPGPYHQDPYVCKPEERFKTPPILPPHLLQVILNKDTGISCDPALLPEPNHVMLNHLYALSIKDGVMVLSATHRYKKKYVTTLLYKPI